One Paraburkholderia phymatum STM815 genomic window, GACACCAGCTTGTGCACCGGCGTTTGATGTTGCTGAGTCTGCTCCGAATGCGCCACCGCCTGGCGTTGAATTGTTGATGCGCGAGAAGCCCACTGCCAAGCCAACCGGCCCTTGAGCATACTGGATTGCCGCTGCCCAGCTGGAACCTTGATTCACGCTCCCCGGCACACCCGCGAACGAATATGAACCGCTGAACTTGAAACCGTATATCACCGGCGACATGTAGAGCAGCGTGTTATTGGTGCGATAGCCAGTATCCAAGCCATCCAGATCTCCAGGGTGCGCGCCGAAATAGCCAGTGAGCCACGTCGTTGGGCTGTAAGCGGAGAGCAACTGATAATAGGAGGCATACTGACGACCGGCCGTGAACGATCCGAATGTTGGGTTTGACAACCCAACAAATGCCTGACGGCTAAACATCAGGTTGTTCGTTGCCATCGCGCCCGTGGCACTGTTGAAACCCTCTTCCAGCGTGAAAATCGCCTTCGTTCCCCCGCCAAGTTCTTCTGCTCCCTTCAGGCCGAAGCGGCTACCTGCCCATACGCCGTTAATCATCTTGAACGCAGAGTGACCACCCGACGTCGAACCCAACGACGTCGAGCTCGATTGATAACCTAAGCCGGCGTCAACGATGCCGTACAGCGTCACGCTACTCTGCGCGAAGGCGCATGTTCCGGTCAACATCATTGCCGCGGCCGTGACCGCGACTTTAACTTCTGGGTAGCGTCTTTGCATTTAATCATCCTCTTGTGTTTTGTGTTTATCGAAGCGCTTAACCGTTTGCCAATTGAAAATTCGTACTTTTTGCTGCCTAGGTGAGCGTTCTAATCCAGCATTCAGTTCGTATACCCAACTAATTATCTTAATGCATCTTCACCCGTAGAAGAGGTCAGAACTCACCTCAGTTCATGAAATGCGGCGGAGGAATCCTCGCCGGATGACGAGCTTCCTGACGTGCGCAACCGCACGCCCCTTGTCTCCGGCACGAACTGGGTTAATATGAGACAGGCGATGGCGACAAACGTAACGTAATACGCCGGTGCAAGCGGAGATCCAGACATTTGGACCAGTAGGGTTCCGATGAAGGGTGTCGTTCCTCCGAAAACGGCGACGCTCAGCTGGTAGGAGATTGCGTGGCCTGTGGCACGAAATGATGTCGGGAAGAATTCCGGCGCGGCGACGAAGCACGCTCCACCGTACAATCCAACTCCAATCACCAGCAGCAGCTGGCCAAGCAACGCGCCGTTAATCGTCCCCGATGCAGCGAGGTGAACTCCCGGATAAGCGGCGAAAGCCAGCCAAGCGGCTCCGAGGGTGAGGATACGCTTACGACCGAAACGGTCGCTCATTACTCCACCGAGCGGGATCATAAATGAGAGTACAACAATGGCCGCTCCGTTCGTGAAGAGGGCCGACGTCGGTTCAAGCTTGGCCACACGTACGAGAAACGTGTACATGAATCCCAATAACAGATATGAACCGACGGTCTGAATCGGCTGAATCATGGCTACATGCAGCATGCCCTTCACGCCCCCTTCTCTCATTGCTGCTCGCAAGGGACTTTTCGAACCTGATCGGCGCGTCGCTTGTTTAAACTCCTCCGGTTCGTCAAGGTTACGCCTGAGCCAAAATCCGACAATGCCGATTAGCCCCCCCGCGAGGAATGGCACACGCCACACCCAATCGGCATAGGCTGTCGCACCCGCCGCAAGCTGAAGCCCAATCAAGAGGCCCGCCACCAAGGCGTTAGGCAAATGAGAAAAGATCAAGGTAAGACCGATCCACCCACCTCTTCGGTCGTCTGGTGCCGATTCCAGAATGAAGCTGGTTGTGCCGGTCGTCTCGCCTCCGAGCGCGAGGCCTTGAGCAATCCGGCACAAGACCAAGAGCACCGGGGCTGCGATTCCCACACTGGCGTAGGTGGGCAAGAGTCCGATTAACGCGGTGCCGAGCGCCATCAGCCAGACAGTTGTCGCCATGACCCTGACGCGCCCCAATCTGTCGGCCATAACGCCAAACAATAAGCCTCCCAGCGGTCGCGCGAAAAACGCAACGGCATAGACTGCGAAGGTACTCAACAAAGCTGCCGTACGATCGCTTCCAGGGAAGAAATGCGTTGACAGGATCGGGACGGAAAATCCGAAGACAGCGAAGTCATAGATTTCTCCAAAGTTTCCAATGGAGCCCGCCGAGAGCGTTCGGATCGAACTTTGCTTTGCCACGTTGCCTCCAAACCATCTGGATTTTTAGATAAGCGGTCGCCCGCCCCGAACGAACTCGATCTAGCCGGGGCCTAGGACATGGGTATGCAGTGCGTTGTTATTCACAACACACTGCCTGGAACTAGCTTTCATTTGTTTAACTAGGGATGTACGAGCGCTAAGGTTCGGCTTCGCTACCGGACAGCAAAGCGCTCGAATCAGACTGGCTGAAGGCTTACCGTTTGCCGCGCCGCGATCCGCCCACTGTGTAGATAGCCGCAGCTGTTACGACTACCGTTCCCTCGATGACGCCTTGATAGTTAGCTCCCAGATTCAGGATGTTGAATCCGTTCGTCAGAGTGAACAGAAGCAGCGCGCCGGCTAACGTCTTGATAACGGAACCAGCACCGCCGAACAATGAAGTTCCACCAAGAATCGCAGATGCAATCACCGTAAGCTCTGCACCCTGCATAGCAGTAGGATTGACTGCACCGAGTCGACTGCCAAACAGGATTCCGCCAAAGCCCGCAGCTGCGCTACACAGGATGAACCCCGCCATTTTGTATCGCTTCACATTGATACCAGACAGACGAGCTGCCTCGGGATTCCCGCCCACCGCGTACACGCGCCGGCCGATATTCGTCATGCTCAGAATAAACCAGACGATCAGCGTGAAGACGGCCATGTACACGACGGGTTTGGGCATCGCAAGCGTCATCCCGCCCGCGTAGACCAGAGCGAGGCAGCAAATACCCGCCACGATCATGCCAAGCGATGTCGGCGAGGCGTTGCGACCTTCCCGGCGTGCTCGCAGGAGGAACCTGATTCCCGCGAACAAAAGAGCTGCGCCAATCAGAATGAGCGGAATCGCAATAGGCAGGCGTCCGGATTCGAACAGTCTCATGGCCTGCAGTGCTTCGGGCGTTTCCACTGACAAGGACCGGCCGTCAGTGTAGATCTGAACCACGCCACGGATTGCGGTCAACGTGCCCAGCGTAACAATGAATGCATTGATACCCAGGTATTGGACGATGGCACCGTTCAAAAGACCTGCAAGCACAGAGACCAGCATGGCGACCAACGCTGCGGGCCAGAACCCGAGTGTATCCGCCAGGCCGACAAGCACCGCCGCTGAAAGGGCGGCCACCGAGGCGACCGAGAGGTCGAAGTTGCCTGTAATCAGAATAACTGTCATTGCGACAGCAATGATGGCGACAAGCGACGACTGATATAGTACGTTCGAAATGTTGGCCAGACTAAGGTAACTGGGCCGGCCTGTATACACCGTAACCGCTGAGATGACGAATACGAGCAGGATCAGGGCATAGTACACGCCCATCTCGCGCAGGCTCAGTAGCCGACGCCAGTCGGTCGCTTGTCCTTGCGTCATTGCAGACACACCGTCCGTTGGACCGCCGGAAGATCCATTACCACCGTGAGACGGTCCGGAATGGGTTGAAGTTGTAAGGTTCATAATCACTCGCTTTTTCAAGATTGCGCGCCCAGGTGCTGCGCGCTAGCCGAGTTAGCACTCTTGCCGCCCGCCAACAAAACCAATTCATGCTCGGACGTCTCGTGGCCAGCGCGCTCAGCAATACAACGTCCGTCGCGCATGACCAAAATTCGACTGCTCACCGCCAGGATTTCTTCGAACTCGGACGACACGATAATCACAGCCTTCCCGGCTGCGGCAAGCTCGCGAACGAGCAGCAAAATATCGGTCTTTGCTCCGATGTCGATCCCGGCCGTCGGCTCGTCCAACAAGAACACCTTTACATCGCTAAACAACCACTTGGCGATGGTTACCTTCTGCGCGTTACCACCACTAAGTTCAGTCACCAGGATGTCCGGAGAAGTTGCCTTGATCGACAACCGCCGGATGGCCTCCGCTCCGCGCCTGCGTTCAAGCATATGGTCCGGAAGCCAGCTTCCTCGAGACACGCTGTCCAATGCCGGAAGGGTCGTATTGCGCCAAATCTCGAACCCGGGCACGAGACCTTGGGCCATGCGGTCTTCCGGAACCAGACCCAGGCCCGCTTTGACGGCAGCGGCAGTCGACTTCCGAATAGGCTGGCCGTCCACCTTGACTTGCCCCGTCGCGTCCGGATCGGCACCGAAAATCGCGTGGAGAAGCTCACTGCGGCCAGACCCGAGGAGGCCTGCGATACCGACTACTTCACCCGCGCGCACTTTCAGCGAAATTGGCTCAAGCTTGTCGGGCGACGCAAGGCCGTTAAGCTCAAGCAGCACGGGCGCGCTCTCATTGACCGGCTGCGGCGCCGCCTTCTCAAGCGCGACGATCTGCCGTCCAACAATAGCTTCTGCGATGCGCGACTCGTCGAGATCACACGTTTCTGCGTCTACCACCGCTTGTCCATCCCGCAGGATAGTGACTCGGTCGGTGAGCGCCACGACCTCGTCAAGGAAGTGGGAGACGAACAGAATGGCCTTGTTTTCGACCGTCGAGAGATGCCGCACGATACGGTAGACAACCTCGCGTTCGCTCGCTGCAAGAGAGGCCGTCGGCTCATCCATCACAATCAGATCGGCGCCCGTGCCAAGCGCCTGCAAGATCGCGACCATCTGGCGCTGGCCAATCGACAGGTCGCTCACCAGGCCGTCCGGATCAAGCCAGTATCCAACCCGCGCGCAAAGATCGGCAAACCGCTGCCGAATCGTTGCGTTACGGCGCCAGCGCCCCTCCTCGCCGAGAAAGACGTTCTCCAGTACCGAAAGCGTCGGGACTAGCGGGATATGCTGATGAATCGTGGCAATCCCCATATCATTAGCGGCTTTCGGACTCGAGTACTCGACGGCCGATCCCTTCCAGACGATCCGGCCGCCCGTAGCCGGGAGCGAGCCTGAAAGGATCTTGATCAGCGTCGATTTTCCAGCGCCATTCGCTCCGAGCAACCCGTGAACCGTTCCGCGCGAAACCTCCAGATTGACTCCGCGCAGCGCGGTCAGACCATTCGGAAATGTCTTCGTTACACCCTGGAGCTGCAAGAGCGGGAGCTCATTTACCATTTGGTGCCTCCTACGACCTTGATTGACAGCACTCTTGCTTACCACTCGGGCACGCACGTCGAGAGCGTGGCTTTCGTGACTTGAGGCGTGTCAACATCGATGAACTTTGCTTTCGGTGCGTTCGGATCTGTCACCGCTGCATACAGCGCCTTGAACGCGCGTTCACCCATCTTTCCCGGTTGAATACAGACCGTGCCATCGACGTCGCCTACCTTGACAGCATTAATGCCAAGCTTCGACCCTCCTCTGCTGACGAGCTTCGCGTGTGATCCAGCGGCGCGGACAGCCCGGGCGCAGCCGATGACCATGTCGTCGGCCTGATTGAAGATTAGGTCAACATCGGGATGTGCTACCAGAATGTTCTGGCAGACAGATTCGCCCTTTTCAGGCGTCCAGTCGGTGGGCTGTGAGGCGACGATCTGATACTTCACACCGGCTTTATCAAGGCCTTCCTTGAACCCCTTCGTTACCTGCCATACGGTCGGATAGCCAGGTGCCCCCTCCACGATCGCGATTTTTGCAGTGCGATCCTTCGGAAGCAGTTTTGCGGCGATCTGCGCCGCGTCGGTGCCGACGTGGACCTCATCACTTGCGACCAGCGCAGTCAGCTTCGGGTAAACATCATTGATTGCGTGCTTCTGGGGATCACCAATCTGAGTCGCAACCGCCACAAACGGGATGTTATGCGACGTGGCACGTTCGACCCACGATTGGGCGACGACCGCATCAATTGGGAGCACCGCAATTCCGTCGACCTTCTGGGCGATAAGGTCGTCGACAGCGTTGCCCTGCTTTTCCACGCTGGTCTTCGCGTCGAGCACGATCGTCTTTACACCTGCGGCCTTCGCTGCCGCCTCGAAGCCCCTCGCTGCCGCGACATTGAACGGATACTGCATGCCTGCGGCGACATAGCCCAGCGTGATTTCCTTGGCTGCTGCGACATCGGTCATGAACGCCATGGCGCCAGCTAAACCAATCAATCCCAGCTTCTTGAAACACTTCTTCATCATAGTCTCCAGACTTAGCTTCTTCCTTAGCCGCAGAGCTGTTCAAACCGGCTTTGAACGAGTCGTGCGGCCGTCTCTTTGTGAGCCCCGTTACTTTTCGA contains:
- a CDS encoding MFS transporter, which produces MAKQSSIRTLSAGSIGNFGEIYDFAVFGFSVPILSTHFFPGSDRTAALLSTFAVYAVAFFARPLGGLLFGVMADRLGRVRVMATTVWLMALGTALIGLLPTYASVGIAAPVLLVLCRIAQGLALGGETTGTTSFILESAPDDRRGGWIGLTLIFSHLPNALVAGLLIGLQLAAGATAYADWVWRVPFLAGGLIGIVGFWLRRNLDEPEEFKQATRRSGSKSPLRAAMREGGVKGMLHVAMIQPIQTVGSYLLLGFMYTFLVRVAKLEPTSALFTNGAAIVVLSFMIPLGGVMSDRFGRKRILTLGAAWLAFAAYPGVHLAASGTINGALLGQLLLVIGVGLYGGACFVAAPEFFPTSFRATGHAISYQLSVAVFGGTTPFIGTLLVQMSGSPLAPAYYVTFVAIACLILTQFVPETRGVRLRTSGSSSSGEDSSAAFHELR
- a CDS encoding ABC transporter permease, whose product is MTQGQATDWRRLLSLREMGVYYALILLVFVISAVTVYTGRPSYLSLANISNVLYQSSLVAIIAVAMTVILITGNFDLSVASVAALSAAVLVGLADTLGFWPAALVAMLVSVLAGLLNGAIVQYLGINAFIVTLGTLTAIRGVVQIYTDGRSLSVETPEALQAMRLFESGRLPIAIPLILIGAALLFAGIRFLLRARREGRNASPTSLGMIVAGICCLALVYAGGMTLAMPKPVVYMAVFTLIVWFILSMTNIGRRVYAVGGNPEAARLSGINVKRYKMAGFILCSAAAGFGGILFGSRLGAVNPTAMQGAELTVIASAILGGTSLFGGAGSVIKTLAGALLLFTLTNGFNILNLGANYQGVIEGTVVVTAAAIYTVGGSRRGKR
- a CDS encoding sugar ABC transporter substrate-binding protein, producing the protein MKKCFKKLGLIGLAGAMAFMTDVAAAKEITLGYVAAGMQYPFNVAAARGFEAAAKAAGVKTIVLDAKTSVEKQGNAVDDLIAQKVDGIAVLPIDAVVAQSWVERATSHNIPFVAVATQIGDPQKHAINDVYPKLTALVASDEVHVGTDAAQIAAKLLPKDRTAKIAIVEGAPGYPTVWQVTKGFKEGLDKAGVKYQIVASQPTDWTPEKGESVCQNILVAHPDVDLIFNQADDMVIGCARAVRAAGSHAKLVSRGGSKLGINAVKVGDVDGTVCIQPGKMGERAFKALYAAVTDPNAPKAKFIDVDTPQVTKATLSTCVPEW
- a CDS encoding sugar ABC transporter ATP-binding protein, which codes for MVNELPLLQLQGVTKTFPNGLTALRGVNLEVSRGTVHGLLGANGAGKSTLIKILSGSLPATGGRIVWKGSAVEYSSPKAANDMGIATIHQHIPLVPTLSVLENVFLGEEGRWRRNATIRQRFADLCARVGYWLDPDGLVSDLSIGQRQMVAILQALGTGADLIVMDEPTASLAASEREVVYRIVRHLSTVENKAILFVSHFLDEVVALTDRVTILRDGQAVVDAETCDLDESRIAEAIVGRQIVALEKAAPQPVNESAPVLLELNGLASPDKLEPISLKVRAGEVVGIAGLLGSGRSELLHAIFGADPDATGQVKVDGQPIRKSTAAAVKAGLGLVPEDRMAQGLVPGFEIWRNTTLPALDSVSRGSWLPDHMLERRRGAEAIRRLSIKATSPDILVTELSGGNAQKVTIAKWLFSDVKVFLLDEPTAGIDIGAKTDILLLVRELAAAGKAVIIVSSEFEEILAVSSRILVMRDGRCIAERAGHETSEHELVLLAGGKSANSASAQHLGAQS
- a CDS encoding porin; amino-acid sequence: MMLTGTCAFAQSSVTLYGIVDAGLGYQSSSTSLGSTSGGHSAFKMINGVWAGSRFGLKGAEELGGGTKAIFTLEEGFNSATGAMATNNLMFSRQAFVGLSNPTFGSFTAGRQYASYYQLLSAYSPTTWLTGYFGAHPGDLDGLDTGYRTNNTLLYMSPVIYGFKFSGSYSFAGVPGSVNQGSSWAAAIQYAQGPVGLAVGFSRINNSTPGGGAFGADSATSNAGAQAGVSAVTNGYQTAQAQQRFAVGAGYTFNSQFDVTATYTNVQYIPGINSLFRSEQIWNTGGIVLHWKPSPTWDFAGGYSYTRATTANGISSSAQYQQFNLSQYYSLSKRTGVYVLEAYTRANGQTLATNGKSIINATATIGDGFNTTPSSSRSMVAVGAGVVHRF